GCCAATCTTTCAAGGGGGAGCTATTTTAGGTGGTATTCAATATGCAAAAGCATATAAAAGCGTTGCTAACCTTATGTATTTAAGTTCTCAGAGAGATGTAAGACTTGAAACTATTCAAATATACTCTGATATAGTGAAGAGTGAAAAAGATTTAGAAGCTCTTATGTCATCTAAAGAGGAGTTAAAAGCTACTTATGATAAACAAAAAGCTCAATTAGATTTAAGACTTATTACTAAAGCTGATCTATTAAAAACTGAGTACTCTATGTTAGAGGTAGACTCTCAAATTATAGGAACTCAAAATCAAATTACAGTTCAAAAGGAAAATTTAAAATTAAAATTGGGATTACCTAAGACTGAAGATTTAACAGTAGTAGAGTTTGATGTTCCTATGTACTTAAGTAGAAATATTGATTTCCAAGCTGATTTGAATCAAGCTCTTACAGAGAGTATAGATGCTATGGTAGCTAATAAGTATGTAGATATGGCTGATGCTCAAAGAAAAGTTGCTAGAGCAGATATGTTACCTCAAGTTAGCGCTTTTGCTAGTTATGGTGTAGATTCTGATAGAAGAAAATATAATGCTACAATGGATGATGCTGAGTGGAGAGGTGGAGTTCAAGTAACGTGGAATGTATTTGAATTTGGAAAAAACTACGATACATATAAAACTGCAGCAATAGCTAAAGAACAAGAAGAGTTAAGAGAAAAAATATCAAAAGATACTATTGATATAAATGTAACTGATGCGTATTTAGAGCTAGTTAGAATGGAAAAAGATAGAGATTCTAAGGGAAGAGCTTTAGAAGCTGCTATGGAAAACTATAAGATAGATAAGGAAAAATATACTGCTGGTTTAATCTCTACTATAGATTTCTTAGCTTCAGAAACACAATTAAGAGAAGCTAAAGTAGCATACAATCAAGTAGTTATTGATTATCTATATGCTTTTGAAAAATATAGAAGTATGTTAATTTAAAAAATGAAATAGACTATCAGGAGGAAAAAGATGAAAAAAGCTAAATATTTAGTATTTGTATTGATGCTAATACTAGTAGGTTGTGGAAAAGAGGAAGAAACAAAAGTAATAGAAAAACCTGCTAAATATGTTGTAACTGAGGGAGTAAAAACAAGAACAATGAATCAAATCTTTAGAAGTGATGCTGTTCTTGAACCTAAAGATAAGATTAACCATCAAACTGAAAAAGGTGGAACAATAGTAAAAATATTAAAGAAAAATGGGGATAAAGTAAAAAAAGGTGAATTAGTAATGGTACTATCTGATAGTGCTACTGAGTCAGCTTATTTCACATCAAAGGCTGATTATGCAGCTTCTAAAGCTTCTATGGAAATAGCTAAAAATAACTATGAAAAATTTAAAAAACTATATGATGAACAATTAGTTTCATACCTTGAGTATGTAAATTATGAAAATAACTACATCAGCGCAAGAGGAGCTTATGAGTCAGCAAAAGCTAACTATGAATCAGCTAAATCTGATTATGATAAACTATATAGAAAAGCTGAGATAAGTGGAACAATAGGAAACTTATTTGATAAAGTTGGTAAAAAAGTTGCCGCTACAGATACAGTATTTACAGTGATAGATGATACTTCAATGGAAGCTTATGTAGGATTCCCAGCAGAGTGGTTAGATGAAATTAATTTAGGATTAGAAGTTCAAGTACAAGTACCAGCTATAGATAAAACTTTAACAGGAAAAATTGTGGAGATTAACCCAATAGCTGAAAATGATACTAAGAAATTTAAAATAAAAGTAGCTGTTGATAATAAAGATAAAGTAGTAAAAGATGGAATGTATTCATTTGTAACTGTACCAGCAGGAAAAACAGAGGCATTATCAGTAAATGATGAAGCTATATTTGTAAGAAACTTACTTTCATATGTATACAAAGTAGAAGATGGAAAAGCTACTAGAATAGAGGTAAAAACAGGAGCTACTAACTTACCTTATACACAAATATCTTCTAACGAGATAAAAGAGGGAGATAGAATAGTAGTAAAAGGAGTATTTGGTCTTGAAGAGGGAGATAAAGTAGAAGAAAATACTCAAGCAAAATAAAATTAACGAGAATTAACGAGGTGAAATATAGATGACACTAGCAGGTTTGTCAATACGTAGACCAGTAGCAACAACAATGGTAATGATTTCCATTATGTTTATTGGGCTTATGGCAATGTTTACAATGAAATCTGAGCTACTTCCAAATATGGATATTCCAGTTGTTACAGTAACTACAACTTGGAATGGAGCAGTAGCTGAAGATGTAGAAACACAGATTACTAAAAAAATAGAGGAGATACTTCCTAACGTTGAGGGAATAGATAAAATTTCATCAACATCTTCTTTTGAGCAATCACAAATAGTTATAGAATTTAACTTTGGAATAGATGCTGATGATAAAACAACAGAGATTCAAAGAGAGTTATCAAAAATAACTAATGATTTACCAGATGATGCTGATACTCCAGTAGCTAGAAAGGTAGAGGCTGGAGCAGGAAACTTAACAATGGTAATGATGTTCTCAGCACCAAATAGAGGAGAATTAAGTACATTTATAGATGAGTATTTAAAACCTAAATTTGAAAGCTTAACAGGGATAGGACAAGTAAATGTATTTGGTAACCCAGATAAACAGTTACAAATACAATTTGATAGTGATAAGTTAGCAGCATATAACTTATCTCCAGTAGAGCTATATAATCTGATCTCGATGTCTAGTAAAAATTTACCATTAGGAACTGTAAAAACAGGTAATAAAAATATAATTGCTAGATTTATGGGAGAGTTAAACTATATAGATGAATATGAAAATATGATTATTCAAAGTAATGGTAATACATTAAAATTAAAGGATGTAGCTGATATAGTTTTAACAACAGAGGATTTTACAGATAAAGGGTTCTTATCAGGAAAGGAATCAATAGTTGTTGCTGTTGAGAAATCTGCAGATGGAAGTACTATAGAGTTAAATAAAGCAGCAATAAAAGCTCTAGATAGTTTAAAATCAGTAATGCCTCCTGGAACAGAGTATAAGACACTACTAGATACATCAGAAGATATAGAGCAATCTATTTCAAGTGTTTCTAGTAATGCTGTGCAAGGACTTGTGTTAGCTACAATAGTATTACTAGTATTCTTAAAAAATATCAGAGCAACATTTTTAGTTTCTGCAGCTCTACCAGTTGCAATAATATTTACATTTGCTTTCTTGGCATTAGCAGGAACATCTCTTAACCTAATCTCACTTATGGGGTTATCAATAGGGGTAGGAATGCTTACAGACAACTCCGTTGTTGTTGTGGATAATATATATCGTCATATGACAGAGTTACACTCTCCAGTAATGGAAGCATCAGAAAATGGAGCTACAGAAGTAACACTATCAGTTATAGCATCAGCATTAACAACAATGGTAGTATTTATACCTATACTATTTATACCAGGTATTGCAAGAGAGATATTTAGAGATCTATCATACTCTATTATATTCTCAAACGTAGCTGCATTACTAGTTTCTTTAACATTAATTCCAATGTTAGCAAGTAGATTTTTAACTAGTAAAATAGATATTACAGCTGAAGGAAAAATATTTACAAAGGTAAAAAGTACATATTTAAAAATTATAAATTGGGCTTTAGTAAATAGATTAAAAACTTTAGGTATTACAATTATTGTATTTATTTTAACTGTTATTGTAGGTGGAGGAATGCTTAAAGTAGAATTTATGCCTAAGCAAGACCAAGGAAGATACTCCATTGTTGCTGAACTTGGAAAAGGATTGGATTTAGATAAATCTGAATATATAGCTAGACAGATTGAAGAAATTGTAAAAAATGAACCTAATACAAAATTCTATTTTACAGTAGTAACTAATGATTTACTTTCAGTAAACGTAGACATTGGAAAGAAAGATATAAGAGATATTTCAGCATTTGAAATTATTGATAAAATTAGACCAATTGTTGAAAAAATTCCAGATACAAGAATAAGTGTATCAGAAGATTTTGCTATGAGAAGTCCATCAAGAGATGTGGAGTTTGATATAGTTGGAGCTAACTTAGAAGAATTAAAAACAGTTGGAAAAGCTGTATTAGATAAGATGAAATCATATCCAGGAGCAGTTGACGTAAAATCAACTCTTGATCCAGGTAACGTAGAGGCTAGAATTATTTTAGATAGAGATAAGATTAGAAGTTATGGAATAGACCCTGTAACAGTTGGACAAATAATGAGTTACTCTATACTTGGAGGAAATAGAGGAGATACTGTAACAGTAAAAACTGGTTCTGAAGAGATAGATGTTATGGTAAGACTTCCTAAAGATAAGAGAAAAGATATTAATGATATCCAAAATATTAATATCAAAATAGGAGATGGAAAATTTGTTAAGGTTTCTGATATATCTAATGTAATTTATGCTGAAGGTTCTTCTGAGATCAATAAGACAGATAGAATTTATAGTGTAACTGTTTCTGCTAATGATGGTGGAGTTGGTATTAGAGGATTACAAGAGCAAATGGTAAAAGCATTTAACGAAGCTAATCCACCTGCTTCAGTTTCATATAGATGGGGAGGAGATTCAGAAAACTTACAAGATTCTACTCAACAACTAGGAATGGCACTAGGAATTTCTATTTTCTTAATTTATGCACTACTAGCTGCACAGTTTGAAAACTTCCTATTACCATTTATTATATTAGGTTCTGTACCATTATCACTTATTGGAATAATAATAGGATTAGTTGTATTTGGACAACCAGTGGATGTAATGGTAATGGTTGGACTTATCCTACTAGCTGGAGTCGTTGTTAATAACGCTATTGTACTTATTGACTTTATTCAGTTGACTATTGAAAGAGGTAGTGGTAGAATAGAAGCAGTAGTAGAGTCTTGTAGAACAAGACTTAGACCAATACTAATGACAACAATGACAACAGTATTAGGAATGTTACCACTATCTTTAGGAATTGGAGAAGGTTCTGAGATTTATAGAGGAATGGCTATAACAGTAATGTTTGGATTAAGTTTCTCAACTATACTAACTCTAGTAATTATCCCAATACTATTTACATTAGTAGAGGACTTTATAGAGAAGTTAGGAAAAGTATTGAAAAAGCTTTTTAATAGAAAATCTGCTGAATAGTAAGGGGGATTAGCATATGAATAAATTTGACAACTATAAATTGATAATGATTTACATCAATGAATCTCATAAAACTATGCTTGAAGATTTCTTTGATGATATACATTTTCATATGTATACAGTGCAAAGGAAGGCTGAAAGTGTATGGAGTGAGAAGTTAAAACATAAGAATAATCAAATATGGCCAGGAACAGATTGTATATTTTTATTATCATTGCCAGGAGATAAAGTAGACAATATGTTAAAGATGTTAAAGACTTTTAGAGCTTCATTACCATATGAGATAGTGATGGCAATAGGAGTAATTCCTATGGAGAGAACTATTCCAGATATATCTAGAGAAGATAGTGTAGGAATAGATGAGGCACTACTTGAAAGGTTAAAAAACAAAAAGAAAAAATAATATTTTCTAATTGAATCTCTTGGATGAAAATTAATTAGATAAAAGAAAAAGGAGAGAGTTTTGCTGTAATAAGTAAAATATATCTCCTTTTTTATTATTCAAAAGATATTGTGATATTTAATGAAAATTATAAATTTTATAATCAATATATTATGGATAATAAAATAGATTAATAATATATTACACTTGAAATCTTTCATTTACATTGTGAATAAATTGTGTTAAGATTATAACAGAAAATACTTGGAGGGGATTATGGTGAAAAAGGTAGTAATATTATTAATTTTAGCTACTATTATTGGGTGTAGTGGAGAGAAAAAACAAAATACTACAACTCAAAAAGAGAATATAAAAATAGTAAAAAGTATAAAGTTGGAAGAAAAAACTATAGCTAATATAAAAAATTATAATGGGGAGTTAAAACCTCAACAGGAGATGAAAATAGTAACTACTACTGGTGGGGATATTGAAGAGATATATTTTAAAAATGGAGATAGAGTAAAAAAAGGGGAAGTAATAGCAAAAATATCTAATGCAGATGTAGAAGCAAGTTTTTTTGAGGCACAGGGGCAACTTTTAAAGGCAAAATCTACATACTCAACTGAGAAGATTAGTTTTGAGAAATATAAAAAGCTCTATGAAAAAGAGATAATATCTGAAAATGATTATTTAGCTATAAAAAATAGATATGAAACTGCTCAAGGAGATTTAAAAATAGCAGAAGGGAAATTTTTAAAAGCTAAAGATGACTATGATAGATTGAGAGTTATATCTAAAATAGATGGAGTAATTACAGATCTATTTGTAAAAAAATATGAGAGAGTAGAGAATGGAAAAGAGATAGTAACTATTGTAGATAGTTCTAAGATGGAAGTGGATATAGCAGTATCTGGAAATGATATAAAATATAGTAAGCTAGGAAATAAAGCTAAAATATATATAGAGGAACTTGGAATAAGTAGAGATGGAGTAATAAGTGAGATAAATCTAAGCTCTGATAGTAATAGTAAAAAATACTCTTTAAGATTATTAGTGGATAATGGAGATAATAAAATTTTAAAGGGAATGTATGCAAAAGTAAATCTAGAACAGGGAGAGGTAAGTGGTATCTTTGTTCCTACTAAAGCTGTTATGATAAAGGATTTATACTCATATATAGCTATAGTGAGAGATGAAAAAGCTACAATATATAGAGTAACACCTAAAGAAACTATTGGAGATATGCAACTAATAGAGTTTGAAGATTACAAAGCTGGAGATAGAGTAGTAGTAGAGGGACAATATCTATTAAATAATAATGACAAGGTAAAGGAGAATTAGTATGAAGTCGATACCAGAATTTTCAATAAGAAAGCCAGCTACTACAATAATGTTTCTAATCTCTATGATATTTTTTGGTTATCTAGGACTAAAAAAGATGCCAGTGGAGATGATGCCAAATATAAATAGACCTACTGTAAGAATAAGGGTAAAGTGGGATGGAGCAACTCCGTCTGATATGGATAAGATGATAACTAGAAAAATAGAAGAGATACTACCTAATGTTGAGGGAATAACAGAGTACAGCTCTGAATCAACAGCTGAAACCTCAATGATATATGTAAAATTTAAATATGGTACTGATGTAGAAACAAAAATAACTTTGATACAAAATGAGATAAATCAAATAAGAAAAAAATTCCCAGAGGATATGGATGAGCCAATAATAAGAAAAAGTTCATCTTCTGATGTTCCAGCTCTTACTTTTTCTATGGCTGGTGGGGATTTAGTAGAGATGAGAAGTTATGTGGAAAGCACTCTTAAACCTATGCTAGAGAGAATAGAGGGAGTATCAGAGATAGAGGTATTTGGAGGAAGAGAGCAAGAGGTAGCAGTAGTAGTAGACCCAGATAAATTAGAAAACTACAATCTAGGTATTATGGATGTATATAACAAGATGGCTAGTGCCAGTGTAAATATTCCAGGAGGGATACTTAGAGAGGGAGAGAAAGAGTACTTAATCAAAGTAGAAGCTGAGATAGAGAGAGCTGATGAGATTAAAGAGATAGTACTTTTAAATAGAGATGGTCATATTTTAAAATTAAAGGATATAGCAGATATAAAAATCTCCCCTAAAGATAGAAGCTCTGTAAGTAGAAAAAATGGAAAGGAGAATATAGTTGTAATAGTTTCTAAAACAGATGAAGGAAATGCAGTTGGAATAGTAAAAAATGTAAAAAAAGTAATGGAGCAAGCTAAGGGCTCATTTCCTATCAATACAGTTATGAATTATGAGTTTGATTCATCTATAACTATAATGAACTCTATAAAAAATGTTCAGTCTAGTGGAATAATGGGACTTTTACTAGCTTCTGGAATACTTTTTGTATTTTTAAAAAGTATATCAGCTACACTTATTATAGCTACTGCAATTCCAATATCTGTAATATTTACATTTTTCCTATTAAATGCTCAAGGGATAACTTTAAATCTGATGTCTTTAATGGGATTATCTCTAGGAATAGGAATGCTAGTAGATAACTCGGTTGTTGTTGTAGATAATATATTTAGACATATATCAGAGTTAGGGAAAAATAGAGTAGCAGCAGCTAGAGATGGAGCAGAGGAGATGGCTTTACCTGTACTTGCTTCTACACTGACTACTGTTGCAGCTTTTCTACCTTTGGTATTCCAAGAGGGGCTTGCTAAAGAGCAGTTCAATAATCTGTGTTATGCTATCTCATACTCATTGTTAGCTTCTCTAGTAATATCACTTACCTTTGTACCTATGATATCTAGTAAGATAATGAATGAGAATAAAAATCTTAATTCGGAAGGTAAATTCTTAAAATCTTTAAGAAAATGGTATGTGGTACTGCTTAAGTGGGCAGTGAGAAGAAGAGGAATAGTTGTGGTAATAATGATAGTACTTTTCTTAGGTTCGTTATATGTAGGAAGCAAATTAGGAGGAAGATTTATACCTACTGTGGATGAGGGAAGATTTGCTGTAGTGGCAAAGTTACCATCTGGAGCTGATGTAAATAAGGGAGATAGAATAGCTAAGATTTTAGAGGAGAGAGTTACAAGTTTTGATTTTGTAAAAGATTTTACTGTTTCTGGAAGTGGAGCTAGAGCTATTTTAAATATCAATGGAGGATTGAAAACTACTAGAGATAAATCTATGAGTGATATACTAAGAGAGCTGAGAAAAGTCTATGTAGATATACCAGATGTGGAGATAACTGTAACTCCAGGATATAAATTTGGAGTGAGGGGAATATATGATTTGGAGTTTGAGCTATATTCAGATAATGAGATACAACTTCAAGCTATAATTTCAGAATTAAAAGATAGAGTATCTAAAATAGATGGAATAAAAGATGTAACTACCTCTTTTGAAGGCGGAAAACCAGAGGGGAAATTCTATATAGATAGAGAGAAAGCTGAATACTATGGATTGAAAATCAGTGATATAGCTCGTATGATACAGGTACAGATACAAGGTGGAGTTCCAATAAAAATAAACAGTGATAATGATGAGATAGATGTAACATTAAAACTTCAACAAATATATAGAGAGTCTACTCAATATATTTTAGATTCTAGAATAACTTTACCTAATGGAAAAAATATAAAGATTTCAGATATAGCTACTTTTAAAGTAGAAGAGGGACCATCTAAGTTAGAGAAAAAAGATAAGAGAAAGAAAATAGTATTATATGCTAACCTTGATGATAACCTAGATTTAAAAACAGCACAAAATATGATAGTGGAAACTTTAGAAGAGATGGGAAAACCAGATAGTGTAACCTATGGATATGGTGGTAAGAGTGCTGATATGGCAGAGATGAGTGAGCAATTAATCTATACTTTTGGAATAGCAATATTCCTGATCTATTTTATCTTAGTATGGCAATTTGAGTCATTTATTATGCCATTTATAATAATACTCTCTATTCCACTTTCTACTACAGGAGCTTTCTATGCTCTCTATGGAGCTGGGCTAAGTATAGATGCTATGGTGTCAGTAGGATTTGTAATGCTAGCTGGTATAGTTGTAAATAATGCTATTGTGTTGATAGATTTTATCAATCTTAGAAGAGAGGCAGGAGATAGTAAAAATAAAGCTATAATAACTTCTGGAAGAACAAGACTTCGTCCAATACTTATGACAACACTTACTACTGTACTTGGAATGCTACCACTTATGTTTAGTAATGGGGAGGGTTCAGAGATGTATAAGGGAATGTCATTTGTAGTGGTATTTGGACTCTCTACTGCAACACTGTTAACATTAATAGTTATTCCTGTATTTTATTATTTAATTGATGACTTTACAGGAGCTATAAAAAGAGTTAAAATATTGAGTAGAAAAAAATAGAATGAAAGGGGCAGAGATGAAAGATTATTTAACAATAGGAGAGGTATCAAAAATTACTAGCTTACCAATTTCAACTTTGAGATACTATGATAGTGAGGGAATAATATCTCCAAATTATAAAGATGAAAAAACCAATTATAGATATTATAGATTTTTTCAGATTCCTATTATTAAGATGATAGTTCATCTAAAAAAGTTAGGTTTTAGTAATGCTAAAATAAAAAGTCACTTAGAAAATGTAAGTTACTCTCATACTTTAGAGCTGATGAATAAGATGATAGAGCAAACTCAATCGGAGATAGCAAGACTCCAAAATTTAGAAAAAGAGTTGAAAGAGAATGCTATTCAGATGAAATATCTCATAACTTTAGAAAATAATATAGATAAATTTTTTATTGAAGAAGAGGAGATAAAGGGAGTGTATGCAGAGATTGATGATAGTGAAGGGTATGACGGAATATCTAAAGCATTTAAAGAGATAGATAATTTTTTAATTGCTACTAATCAAACTTTGGTTCCTGTCGGTATGTTTGCATTTACAATAAAAAAAGATGAGATAGAGAAAAAAACTTACAATTATAATAGATTGATACTTTTAAAAAATTATGAAGATTATGAAAAGAGATGCCACTATCCAAAACAAAAGTATGCTTGTATGATATGTCAGAGTAAATTTGATGATATTGGACAGAGTGTAGAAAAAGTTGTGGAGTGGATGAAAAAAGAGGGAAGAGAGATAGGAGAGGATACTATTGTCCATATTCTTTCTGGTCCAGCTTTTGAAAAGGATCCCTCTGATGTAATGTATATTTTAAGAGTACCTATAAAAAGATAAGAATGTTGCCATCTCTTAAATTGAAATCAAAAAAATAAAATAATTTAATAATACAAAAGGAAAAAAGTTTACTTCCAATCGCTGGTGCTGACGCAATGCTCATTACAGTAAATTTTTTTCCTTTTCCTTTACTCTTTCTCTATCCTGATTTCAATTTAAGAAATATACTAGAGATATAAAAATCAAGAGTGACAAAGAGTGATTAATTATATATCTTTACTAAAGAAAACTCAAAGAATTGTGTAATTTATGAAGAGAAGTTAGATTAACTTAGCGAAGAGGGACGCTAAAAAACACAATTGTTTGAGTGAAACGAGTTTTGTGTTTTTAGTCCAACAAGCTCTAGTTAATCAACTTCTTGGAATATGGAACAATTCTTAGTTTTCTTAAATTGTAGCAATTTTATTTTTTTCTTTCTCTAGTAGAACCAAAACCTAGTTCCTCTCTATATTTAGCCACAGTTCTTCTAGCTACAGAGTACCCTTTTTCCTTTAAAAGTAGTGATAATTTCTCATCAGAAAATGGATTTTTTTTATTTTCTTCAGTGATAAACTCCTCAATTAACTTTTTAATTATAATAGTGCTACTGTCAATTACAAATAGAGATTTCATAGATATAATCCCCTGAGGAGTGTCTAGGTATTTATCTTTGATAGCCCTTGAGATAGTGGATTCGTGTAGATTAAGTTCATTGGCTATATCTTTTAGAATAAGCGAGTGTAGAAAATTTTCTCCCTTAAAGAAAAAGTCCTTTTGTTTAATAATAAGTAACTCCAATATACCATTAAGAGTTTGATATCTTTTTTCTAGACATTTCATTATATTGATAGCATTGGCAATGGAGTTTTTATTAGCTGAGGGATTATCAGAATAGGAGCTATTTATATTTATCTTTGGAATAAGCTCCTCATTTATTTTAAAGGTTAGTTTATTGTCTTTTATCTCTATTTTAGCTTCTGGAACTATGTAGTTATTACTAGTGCTGACTACATATCCTCTAGCTGGAATAGGGGAAAGAGTTCTGATTAAATCTAAATAATCTAAGATATCCTCTTTAGTAATATTTAACTCTTCCTCTATTAGAGAGAAATTTTGACTGGCTATCTCCTCAAGA
Above is a window of Fusobacterium mortiferum ATCC 9817 DNA encoding:
- the rpoN gene encoding RNA polymerase factor sigma-54, with translation MDFSLKLKQETKLILTQEMKTSMNILQMSSSQLKEYLEKEAVTNPAIEITYNNYTYKSYNPSSSEDNFSPLDLVSEEETLFDYLEEQLGYLKISSKIKNICLFIVNNLDARGYLATPKLEIKKLLNINNQQLKEAFEIIYTLDPIGVGAENLKDCLKIQLRSKNIIDETLFSLIDNYLEEIASQNFSLIEEELNITKEDILDYLDLIRTLSPIPARGYVVSTSNNYIVPEAKIEIKDNKLTFKINEELIPKININSSYSDNPSANKNSIANAINIMKCLEKRYQTLNGILELLIIKQKDFFFKGENFLHSLILKDIANELNLHESTISRAIKDKYLDTPQGIISMKSLFVIDSSTIIIKKLIEEFITEENKKNPFSDEKLSLLLKEKGYSVARRTVAKYREELGFGSTRERKK